One genomic window of Glycine max cultivar Williams 82 chromosome 16, Glycine_max_v4.0, whole genome shotgun sequence includes the following:
- the LOC100789952 gene encoding Ubiquitin-conjugating enzyme E2 34-like, producing the protein MAEKSCIKRLQKEYRALCKEPVSHVVARPSPSDILEWHYVLEGSEGTPFAGGYYYGKIKFPPEYPYKPPGISMTTPNGRFMTQKKICLSMSDFHPESWNPMWSVSSILTGLLSFMMDNSPTTGSVNTTTAEKQRLAKSSLSFNCKNATFRKIFPEYVEKYNQQQLSEQAAPERVSLDTSPDKSSRPVLEKKLESNGEDMKRVDGLKEVRKNRKPFPTWMMLLLFSIFGVVMALPLLQL; encoded by the exons ATGGCGGAGAAATCATGCATCAAGCGCCTTCAGAAGGAATATAGAGCCCTTTGTAAA GAGCCAGTTTCTCATGTTGTGGCTCGTCCTTCACCGAGTGATATTCTTGAGTGGC ATTATGTGTTGGAGGGAAGTGAAGGAACACCTTTTGCAG GTGGATATTACTATGGAAAAATCAAGTTTCCTCCTGAATATCCATATAAACCTCCTGGAATCAG CATGACTACACCTAATGGACGGTTCATGACACAGAAAAAGATCTGTTTGTCTATGAGTGACT TTCATCCAGAAAGTTGGAATCCCATGTGGTCTGTATCAAG CATATTAACAGGGCTTCTTTCATTCATG ATGGACAACAGTCCAACCACTGGCAGTGTAAACACCACCACTGCTGAGAAGCAGCGTCTAGCAAAATCTTCCCTTTCTTTCAACTGTAAGAA TGCTACATTCAGGAAGATCTTCCCTGAGTATGTGGAGAAGTACAACCAGCAACAGCTTTCTGAGCAGGCTGCTCCAGAGAGGGTCTCATTGGATACGTCTCCCGACAAGAGTTCAAGGCCAGTTTTGGAAAAGAAATTAGAATCCAATGGAGAAGACATGAAAAGAGTAGATGGGTTGAAGGAAGTGAGGAAGAACAGAAAACCATTCCCAACGTGGATGATGTTATTACTCTTCTCCATCTTTGGGGTTGTAATGGCATTACCACTGCTTCAGCTGTGA